Proteins encoded by one window of Aphis gossypii isolate Hap1 chromosome X, ASM2018417v2, whole genome shotgun sequence:
- the LOC126551797 gene encoding zinc finger protein 227-like has translation MEHQKTYTEENPYQRDVCEKLFTQNVTLKEHRRSHAGEKPCQCDVCGKLFTRNNYLRVHRRIHTGEKPYQCDVCGKSFAYRSYVILHLRTHTGEKPYRCDVCEKSFSRNFTLKEHRRTHTGEKSCQCDVCGKLFTRNNDLRVHRQIHTGEKPYQCDVCGKSFAYRSYVILHLRTHTGEKPYRCDVCEKSFSQNFTLKEHRRTHTGEKSCQCDVCGKLFTRNNDLRVHRQIHTGEKPYQCDVCGKSFAYRSYVILHLRTHTGEKPYRCDVCEKSFAQNFTLKEHRRTHTGEKPCQCDVCGKLFTRNNDLRVHRQIHTGEKPYQCDVCGKLFTRSNVLGVHRRIHTGEKP, from the coding sequence atggaacATCAAAAGACATACACAGAAGAAAATCCATACCAGCGTGATGtatgtgaaaaattatttactcaaAATGTTACTTTAAAAGAACACCGTCGATCTCACGCAGGAGAAAAGCCATGCCAGTGTGATGTGTGTGGCAAATTGTTTActagaaataattatctaagAGTACACCGCCGAATTCACACAGGAGAAAAACCATACCAGTGTGATGTGTGTGGCAAATCGTTTGCTTATCGCAGTTATGTGATACTTCATCTGCGAACGCACACGGGAGAGAAACCATATCGGTGTGATGTATGTGAAAAATCATTTTCTcgaaattttactttaaaagaaCACCGTCGAACTCACACAGGAGAAAAGTCATGCCAGTGTGATGTGTGTGGCAAATTGTTTACTAGAAATAATGATCTAAGAGTACACCGCCAAATTCACACAGGAGAAAAACCATACCAGTGTGATGTGTGTGGCAAATCGTTTGCTTATCGCAGTTATGTGATACTTCATCTGCGAACGCACACGGGAGAGAAACCATATCGGTGTGATGTATGTGAAAAATCATTTTCtcaaaattttactttaaaagaaCACCGTCGAACTCACACAGGAGAAAAGTCATGCCAGTGTGATGTGTGTGGCAAATTGTTTACTAGAAATAATGATCTAAGAGTACACCGCCAAATTCACACAGGAGAAAAACCATACCAGTGTGATGTGTGTGGCAAATCGTTTGCTTATCGCAGTTATGTGATACTTCATCTGCGAACGCACACGGGAGAGAAACCATATCGGTGTGATGTATGTGAAAAATCATTTGCtcaaaattttactttaaaagaaCACCGTCGAACTCACACAGGAGAAAAGCCATGCCAGTGTGATGTGTGTGGCAAATTGTTTACTAGAAATAATGATCTAAGAGTACACCGCCAAATTCACACAGGAGAAAAACCATACCAGTGTGATGTGTGTGGCAAATTGTTTACTAGAAGTAATGTTCTAGGAGTACACCGCCGAATTCACACAGGAGAAAAACCTTAG